A single window of Solanum dulcamara chromosome 5, daSolDulc1.2, whole genome shotgun sequence DNA harbors:
- the LOC129889601 gene encoding uncharacterized protein LOC129889601, giving the protein MDFFFRTQSEETSDCSFNGQDIQRCPFLSNINKPTNFSFFSALNFPNPMKGGKGPIFEDGPNFDMAFKVFHGKDGVVPLSGRSQFSNDNMEVESAPQFHPLAAKAATISLSSFGAGGPFSFDSFSRKWNSQKKKPESSKKKRPSSQDKSSKHEAMGNEWLESGNCPIAKSYRAVSGVLPLVASAFQLPPGMKLKCPPAIVAARAALARTAFVKTVRPQPLSSKMLVIGALGMAANIPLGIWREHTEKFSLSWFTAVHAAVPFIAMLRKSVVMPKTAMALTIAASILGQVIGSRAERLRMKAKAESVKLVAQTGSGGVIAQTGTDAVIAGLNSIQVSGMPGVHCGTQGMLKDQPSKEPANTISPSASLCF; this is encoded by the exons ATGGATTTCTTCTTCAGAACACAGAGTGAGGAGACATCTGATTGCTCCTTCAATGGCCAGGACATTCAAAGATGCCCGTTCTTGAGTAACATCAACAAGCCAActaacttttctttcttttctgcTCTGAACTTTCCCAACCCT ATGAAGGGAGGTAAAGGTCCAATTTTTGAAGATGGCCCCAACTTCGATATGGCATTTAAAGTCTTCCATGGAAAAGATGGGGTTGTCCCACTATCTGGAAGATCTCAATTTTCTAATGACAACATGGAAGTAGAGTCTGCCCCTCAATTTCATCCTTTAGCTGCAAAAGCTGCCACCATAAGTTTGTCTTCATTCGGAGCAGGGGGTCCTTTTAGTTTTGATTCTTTCTCTCGGAAATGGAATTCACAGAAGAAGAAGCCGGAGTCATCCAAAAAGAAAAGGCCTTCTTCTCAG GATAAATCTTCTAAGCACGAGGCAATGGGAAATGAGTGGTTGGAGTCAGGGAACTGTCCTATCGCCAAATCTTATAGAGCTGTTAGCGGTGTTCTCCCACTTGTGGCATCAGCTTTTCAGCTGCCTCCAGGAATGAAGCTCAAATGCCCACCTGCAATTGTTGCAGCCAGGGCTGCCCTCGCCAGGACTGCTTTTGTGAAGACCGTGCGGCCACAACCACTATCTTCAAAGATGCTTGTTATTGGAGCTTTGGGCATGGCTGCTAATATTCCACTAGGCATATGGAGAGAGCACACTGAGAAGTTCTCACTTTCATGGTTTACTGCAGTCCATGCTGCTGTTCCCTTCATAGCTATGCTGAGGAAGTCAGTTGTGATGCCCAAAACAGCTATGGCATTAACCATTGCTGCTTCTATCTTGGGACAGGTCATTGGCTCAAGGGCAGAGCGACTTCGAATGAAAGCAAAAGCCGAGAGTGTTAAATTGGTAGCACAGACTGGCTCAGGTGGAGTTATTGCACAGACTGGCACAGATGCCGTTATTGCAGGTCTCAACTCAATCCAGGTCAGTGGTATGCCTGGGGTTCATTGTGGCACCCAGGGTATGCTTAAAGACCAACCCTCGAAAGAACCTGCCAATACTATCTCTCCATCTGCTAGTCTCTGTTTCTAA